In the genome of Petrotoga sp. 9PWA.NaAc.5.4, one region contains:
- a CDS encoding zinc dependent phospholipase C family protein has protein sequence MPGYLTHIIFGQKVFPSTLKNVRMFNFGLMGPDIFYYDISDPKYELIAQTLHEVDLSKFINEMKKESPEYALGVYLHSYLDLKMHPRINFLERTLHLSHTKIETIVDAAILKKEWKTTVFRVNKNFFPQKLPARFMRIFDETLYNYYEIEDIKIKDLYNTFLKNFNFLYKFYPIKAIGSHVLYICTLGKYNYKDYFIFKMPSEDILNDYGINVIWKESLSEVNDLIKNF, from the coding sequence ATGCCAGGTTATTTAACTCATATTATTTTTGGGCAAAAAGTTTTTCCCAGTACTTTAAAAAACGTTAGAATGTTCAACTTTGGTCTTATGGGTCCGGATATTTTTTATTACGATATTTCTGATCCAAAGTATGAACTTATTGCGCAAACTTTACATGAAGTGGACCTATCAAAATTTATAAATGAAATGAAAAAAGAAAGTCCTGAATATGCTTTAGGTGTTTACTTACATTCATATTTGGACTTAAAAATGCATCCGAGAATAAATTTTTTAGAAAGAACCTTACATCTGTCTCACACAAAAATAGAGACAATAGTAGATGCTGCTATATTAAAAAAAGAATGGAAAACAACGGTCTTTAGAGTTAATAAGAATTTTTTCCCTCAAAAACTTCCTGCTCGTTTTATGAGAATTTTTGATGAAACTTTATACAATTATTATGAAATTGAAGATATAAAAATAAAGGATCTTTATAATACCTTTTTGAAAAATTTTAATTTTTTATATAAATTTTATCCTATAAAAGCAATAGGTTCACATGTTTTATATATTTGTACCTTAGGTAAATACAATTACAAAGATTATTTTATATTTAAAATGCCTTCTGAAGATATATTAAATGATTACGGAATTAATGTTATTTGGAAAGAATCATTAAGTGAAGTAAATGATTTAATTAAAAATTTTTGA
- a CDS encoding ATP-binding cassette domain-containing protein encodes MKLKVENLTKYYDKRNKNGVENINFEVSNGEIYGLFGPKGSGKTTIIKCIVGLLKPTKGIVKIDGNETDFRTYKSIAYVPEIFSYYNNVSVLEILNVTKRIYDVNEKYLADLTRTFDLKVQKKFDDLSQEEKSILSIVLSLSYEPDLLIIDEINIEINDVAKEFFYEILLDMKHKDKTILLATSCMSHVQAVCDKIGIINEGSLLGEYSVESFSQNLIKKIRIYGLENTELPFKNFKRIGRNVEIVVKESLIKGTLSKILNLRYRDLEILTPKAEEILEHFLGGNENVI; translated from the coding sequence TTGAAGCTGAAAGTTGAGAATTTAACGAAATATTATGATAAAAGAAATAAAAATGGTGTTGAAAATATTAATTTTGAAGTTTCTAATGGTGAAATATATGGTTTGTTTGGTCCTAAAGGTTCTGGAAAAACTACTATTATAAAATGTATAGTTGGCTTATTAAAACCAACGAAGGGAATAGTTAAAATAGATGGTAATGAAACCGATTTTAGAACTTATAAAAGCATCGCTTATGTTCCTGAAATTTTTAGTTACTACAATAATGTTTCAGTCTTAGAGATTTTAAATGTAACGAAAAGAATTTATGATGTGAATGAAAAATACCTTGCAGATCTTACAAGAACCTTTGATCTAAAAGTACAAAAAAAGTTCGATGATCTTTCTCAAGAAGAAAAAAGTATTTTAAGTATTGTATTATCTCTTTCATATGAACCTGATTTACTTATAATAGATGAAATAAATATCGAAATAAACGACGTGGCAAAAGAATTTTTCTATGAAATATTATTGGATATGAAACATAAGGATAAAACAATACTTTTAGCAACTTCATGTATGAGTCATGTACAAGCAGTTTGTGATAAAATAGGTATTATCAATGAAGGTAGCTTATTAGGTGAATATAGTGTTGAAAGTTTTTCTCAAAATTTAATCAAAAAAATTAGAATATATGGTTTAGAAAACACTGAGCTTCCTTTTAAAAACTTTAAAAGAATAGGCAGAAACGTTGAAATAGTAGTAAAGGAATCTTTAATAAAAGGTACACTTTCTAAAATTCTTAATTTAAGATATCGGGATTTAGAAATATTAACTCCAAAAGCTGAAGAGATTCTTGAACATTTTCTTGGAGGTAACGAGAATGTTATATAA